One Glycocaulis abyssi DNA window includes the following coding sequences:
- a CDS encoding glycosyltransferase family 4 protein → MRILLVTDAWEPQVNGVVRTLSRTVDECRAMGHEVEVIHPGLGFKTIPLPTYPDIKLALGARDDLEARFRAFEPEAIHISTEGTLGHVARRICLSWKLPFTTSYHTQFPEYVHARFPFIPLAAGYAFMRRFHNAGNGIMVATETMRQGLVKRGFNNLVPWSRGVDTDQFRPDLRGIDGGVYKDLPKPVFAYVGRVAVEKNIEAFLKLDLPGSKVVVGPGPQLEELKRKYRNVHFTGGKSGEELARHFADADVFVFPSFTDTFGLVILEAMACGTPVAAFIAPGPRDIIPGSKAGVVSNDLKQACLQALELSREDARAFAEQNSWRACTEQFVANLKPQPRPERKRFWKRLRRLRRNKG, encoded by the coding sequence TTGCGCATTCTGCTGGTGACAGACGCCTGGGAGCCGCAGGTCAATGGTGTGGTGCGCACGCTGTCGCGCACGGTCGATGAATGCCGCGCCATGGGCCATGAGGTGGAGGTCATCCATCCGGGGCTTGGCTTCAAGACGATTCCCTTGCCGACCTATCCCGATATCAAGCTGGCGCTGGGCGCGCGTGATGATCTTGAAGCGCGTTTCCGCGCCTTCGAGCCGGAAGCCATTCACATCTCCACCGAAGGCACGCTGGGTCATGTCGCCCGGCGCATCTGCCTGTCATGGAAGCTGCCCTTCACGACCAGCTATCACACCCAGTTTCCCGAATATGTGCATGCGCGCTTCCCCTTCATTCCGCTGGCGGCGGGCTATGCCTTCATGCGCCGCTTTCACAATGCGGGTAACGGCATCATGGTCGCCACCGAGACCATGCGGCAGGGACTTGTAAAGCGCGGCTTCAACAATCTTGTCCCGTGGTCGCGCGGGGTGGACACAGACCAGTTCCGCCCGGACCTGCGGGGCATTGATGGCGGTGTCTATAAAGACCTCCCAAAGCCGGTCTTTGCCTATGTCGGCCGGGTGGCGGTGGAGAAGAATATCGAGGCATTCCTCAAGCTCGACCTGCCCGGCTCCAAGGTCGTCGTCGGTCCGGGTCCGCAGCTGGAAGAGCTCAAACGCAAGTACAGGAACGTGCACTTTACCGGCGGCAAGTCCGGCGAGGAGCTGGCGCGCCATTTTGCCGACGCCGATGTGTTCGTCTTCCCCAGCTTCACCGACACGTTCGGGCTGGTGATCCTGGAAGCGATGGCCTGCGGCACGCCGGTGGCGGCGTTCATCGCGCCGGGGCCGCGCGATATCATCCCCGGCTCCAAGGCCGGTGTGGTGTCAAACGATCTCAAGCAAGCCTGCCTGCAGGCGCTGGAGCTCAGCCGCGAGGACGCGCGCGCCTTCGCCGAACAGAACTCCTGGCGCGCCTGCACCGAGCAGTTTGTCGCCAATCTCAAACCCCAGCCCCGCCCGGAGCGCAAACGCTTCTGGAAGCGCTTGAGAAGGCTGAGGCGCAACAAGGGTTAG
- a CDS encoding type II toxin-antitoxin system prevent-host-death family antitoxin gives MSKISVTATEFQTRAGLYIEQAAKSPVFITKHRRTARVLIDIDEYERLKARDTRQNHLTESLPKAWVEALADAEYGDADPALEALLKTGSGEEA, from the coding sequence GTGAGCAAGATTTCCGTGACGGCTACCGAGTTCCAGACCCGGGCCGGGCTTTATATTGAGCAGGCAGCGAAGAGCCCGGTCTTTATAACCAAACACAGACGAACAGCACGCGTACTTATCGATATCGATGAGTATGAACGCCTGAAAGCGCGCGACACCCGCCAGAACCATCTTACAGAAAGTCTGCCGAAGGCATGGGTCGAGGCTCTGGCGGACGCGGAGTACGGTGATGCAGATCCCGCGTTAGAAGCACTGTTGAAGACGGGTTCCGGTGAAGAAGCCTGA
- the ribD gene encoding bifunctional diaminohydroxyphosphoribosylaminopyrimidine deaminase/5-amino-6-(5-phosphoribosylamino)uracil reductase RibD — MPEGLTPSDLRFMDAALALAFSGLGKTAPNPSVGCVIAKNGHVIATAVTAPGGRPHAEAQALEKAGAAARGADVYVTLEPCSHYGHTPPCADALIRAGVARVFIASGDPDPRVSGRGVAMLREAGVSVIEGVRQEAGDALNAGFFTRVRTGLPLVLQDRRPNIFDADLVPGPDESVDQAIQRLGREGMTRVRVAG, encoded by the coding sequence ATGCCCGAAGGGCTGACCCCTTCCGATCTGCGCTTCATGGACGCGGCGCTGGCGCTGGCCTTTTCCGGGTTGGGCAAGACCGCGCCCAACCCGTCGGTGGGCTGCGTCATCGCAAAAAATGGCCATGTGATCGCCACGGCCGTCACCGCGCCGGGCGGACGCCCGCATGCCGAGGCGCAGGCGCTGGAGAAAGCCGGGGCGGCAGCGCGCGGCGCCGATGTCTATGTCACGCTGGAGCCCTGCTCCCATTACGGCCATACACCGCCCTGCGCAGACGCGCTCATCCGGGCAGGCGTGGCGCGCGTTTTCATCGCGTCGGGTGATCCTGATCCGCGCGTATCGGGCCGGGGCGTCGCCATGCTGCGCGAGGCTGGCGTCAGTGTGATCGAAGGCGTCCGGCAGGAAGCAGGCGACGCGCTCAATGCGGGCTTCTTCACCCGCGTGCGCACCGGCCTGCCGCTGGTGCTGCAGGACCGCCGCCCCAATATCTTCGATGCCGATCTGGTGCCGGGGCCAGACGAAAGCGTCGATCAGGCCATCCAGCGCCTCGGCCGTGAAGGGATGACGCGGGTGAGGGTGGCAGGTTAG
- the gpmA gene encoding 2,3-diphosphoglycerate-dependent phosphoglycerate mutase — translation MPRLVLTRHGQSQWNLENRFTGWVDVDLTERGEAEARRGGTLMKEAGFAPDIAFTSYLRRAIRTAHLGLDTLDRLWIPVMPDWRLNERHYGALTGLDKAETIAAHGEDQVLVWRRSFDIPPPALDRVDPRHPSHDERYAHLDPAALPGTESLKDTLSRVDECFRALVAPRLAAGESVLISAHGNSLRALVKILFKVSNDDILKVEVPTGNPLLIELDGLRPVEARYLDEDRAEALPPCPKG, via the coding sequence ATGCCCCGCCTTGTTCTCACCCGCCACGGCCAGAGCCAGTGGAATCTGGAAAACCGCTTTACCGGCTGGGTGGATGTGGACCTGACGGAACGCGGCGAGGCCGAAGCGCGCCGGGGCGGCACGCTGATGAAAGAGGCAGGCTTCGCCCCCGATATCGCCTTTACCAGCTATCTGCGCCGCGCCATCCGCACCGCGCATCTGGGCCTTGATACGCTCGACCGGCTGTGGATTCCGGTGATGCCGGACTGGCGGCTCAATGAACGCCATTACGGCGCGCTGACAGGCCTCGACAAGGCCGAGACCATCGCCGCCCACGGTGAGGATCAGGTGCTTGTCTGGCGGCGCTCCTTCGACATCCCTCCGCCCGCGCTCGACCGCGTTGATCCGCGCCATCCCTCGCACGATGAGCGCTATGCCCATCTGGACCCGGCCGCCCTGCCCGGCACCGAAAGCCTGAAAGACACGCTTTCCCGCGTCGATGAGTGCTTCCGCGCGCTTGTTGCGCCGCGCCTGGCCGCCGGAGAGAGCGTGCTCATTTCCGCGCACGGCAATTCGCTGCGGGCGCTGGTGAAAATCCTCTTCAAGGTCAGCAATGACGATATCCTCAAAGTGGAAGTGCCGACCGGCAATCCGCTGCTGATCGAGCTGGATGGCCTCCGCCCCGTCGAGGCGCGCTATCTCGATGAGGACCGCGCCGAGGCCCTGCCCCCATGCCCGAAGGGCTGA
- a CDS encoding SIS domain-containing protein has product MSEPESLNRPSARIDTARILEAMRRTARIEREGLAALEEAFDARAVGVVSLLATLKGRLICAGVGKSGHVARKIAATLASTGTPAQYVHPAEASHGDLGMITASDAVLALSKSGETRELGDLTTYCRRFGVPLIALTAGKDSTLAKASDHLLLVPDAPEAAGETRAPTTSTTLMMAYGDALAVALIEARGFTAADFATFHPGGTLGAAFLKAGDLMHTDMPLAEEGTLMADALIVMSSKGFGCVGITRGGKLTGIITDGDLRRHMSPDLTASAVETIMTANPKSVAPGDLAADALRLMTAGSQKILSVFVCDETGRPLGLLHIHDLLRAGLS; this is encoded by the coding sequence ATGTCCGAACCTGAAAGCCTGAACCGTCCCTCTGCCCGGATTGATACCGCGCGCATCCTCGAGGCCATGCGCCGCACCGCGCGGATCGAGCGCGAGGGACTTGCCGCGCTGGAAGAGGCGTTTGATGCGCGCGCTGTCGGTGTGGTCAGCCTGCTGGCCACGCTGAAGGGCCGCCTCATCTGTGCAGGCGTCGGCAAGTCAGGCCATGTCGCGCGCAAGATCGCCGCCACGCTCGCCTCTACCGGAACGCCGGCGCAGTATGTCCACCCGGCCGAGGCCAGTCATGGCGATCTGGGCATGATTACTGCCAGCGACGCGGTGCTGGCCCTGTCCAAATCCGGCGAGACGCGCGAGCTGGGCGATCTGACCACCTATTGCCGCCGCTTCGGCGTGCCGCTGATCGCGCTGACGGCGGGCAAGGACAGCACGCTTGCCAAGGCGAGCGATCATCTCCTGCTGGTGCCTGACGCGCCGGAAGCGGCAGGGGAGACGCGCGCGCCGACCACCTCCACCACGCTGATGATGGCCTATGGCGATGCGCTGGCTGTCGCCCTGATCGAGGCGCGTGGCTTTACCGCGGCCGATTTTGCCACCTTCCATCCCGGCGGAACGCTGGGCGCAGCCTTCCTCAAGGCGGGCGATCTCATGCACACCGACATGCCGCTGGCCGAAGAAGGCACGCTGATGGCCGATGCGCTGATCGTGATGAGTTCCAAAGGGTTTGGCTGTGTCGGCATTACGCGCGGCGGCAAGCTGACCGGCATCATCACGGACGGTGATCTGCGCCGCCATATGAGCCCGGACCTGACCGCCTCGGCGGTCGAGACGATCATGACGGCCAATCCCAAAAGCGTGGCGCCGGGCGATCTTGCTGCCGATGCGCTGCGCCTGATGACGGCAGGTTCGCAGAAAATCCTGTCGGTGTTTGTCTGCGATGAAACCGGCAGGCCGCTCGGCCTGTTGCATATCCATGATCTATTGCGTGCAGGTCTCAGCTAG
- a CDS encoding phosphomannomutase/phosphoglucomutase: MTASQRPSADLKPNSWDFETRPLIKPTGFREYDARWWFGHPGSDKAPELNLYGVQALGLGLGTLMHELGIAPHIVTGHDFRSYSLSVKQALEVGLMQAGVTVHDIGLALSPMAYFAQFDLDIPAVAMVTASHNSNGWTGVKMGVERPLTFGPDEMSRLKTIVLEGLGKARAGGGYVREDGVRERYIADLVGGFKARRKLKVVAACGNGTAGAFAPQALEAMGVEVVALDCELDHTFPRYNPNPEDMKMLHALADAVREHKADVGLAFDGDGDRCGVVDNEGEEIFADKVGLMLARDLSAEHEGATFVVDVKSTGLYATDPVLKANGAKTDYFKTGHSYIKRRSHKLGALAGFEKSGHFFLQPPVGKGYDCGLTAARCVIAMLDNNPDSSMADLKRALPVSYGSPTMSPACADEVKYDVVERIIASFEDKKAKGEKVAGREIVDVNTVNGVRFTFADGAWGLIRASSNTPNLVVVVESLTSKEDVSAIFAAIKQELAKYPEVGAFDQEI, translated from the coding sequence ATGACCGCCAGCCAGCGCCCGAGCGCAGACCTGAAACCCAATAGCTGGGATTTCGAGACGCGTCCGCTCATCAAGCCCACAGGCTTTCGCGAATATGATGCGCGCTGGTGGTTCGGCCATCCGGGGTCGGACAAGGCACCCGAACTCAATCTCTACGGCGTGCAGGCGCTGGGGCTGGGCCTTGGCACGCTGATGCATGAGCTGGGTATCGCGCCGCATATCGTGACGGGCCATGATTTCCGCAGCTATTCGCTGTCGGTGAAGCAGGCGCTGGAAGTCGGCCTGATGCAGGCTGGTGTGACGGTGCACGATATCGGCCTTGCCCTCTCGCCCATGGCCTATTTCGCCCAGTTCGATCTGGATATTCCCGCCGTCGCCATGGTCACGGCCAGCCACAACTCCAATGGCTGGACGGGTGTGAAAATGGGCGTTGAGCGCCCGCTTACCTTTGGACCTGACGAGATGAGCCGGCTCAAAACCATCGTTCTGGAGGGCCTCGGCAAGGCCCGCGCCGGGGGCGGCTATGTGCGCGAAGACGGTGTACGCGAGCGCTATATCGCCGATCTGGTGGGCGGGTTCAAAGCCAGGCGCAAGCTGAAAGTCGTCGCCGCCTGCGGCAATGGCACGGCAGGTGCGTTCGCCCCGCAGGCGCTCGAAGCGATGGGCGTGGAAGTCGTCGCGCTCGATTGCGAGCTGGACCACACTTTCCCGCGCTATAACCCGAACCCGGAAGACATGAAGATGCTGCACGCGCTGGCCGATGCGGTGCGCGAGCACAAGGCCGATGTCGGCCTCGCCTTCGATGGTGACGGGGACCGGTGCGGCGTGGTTGATAATGAGGGTGAGGAGATTTTCGCCGACAAGGTGGGCCTCATGCTGGCGCGTGATCTCTCCGCTGAGCACGAAGGCGCGACTTTCGTGGTCGATGTGAAATCGACCGGGCTTTACGCCACCGATCCGGTGCTCAAAGCCAATGGCGCGAAGACCGACTACTTCAAGACCGGCCATTCCTATATCAAGCGCCGCTCCCACAAGCTTGGCGCCTTGGCGGGCTTTGAAAAGTCCGGGCATTTCTTCCTGCAGCCGCCCGTAGGCAAGGGGTATGATTGCGGGCTGACGGCGGCGCGCTGCGTTATCGCCATGCTGGACAATAATCCCGACAGCTCGATGGCTGACCTGAAACGCGCGCTTCCCGTGAGCTATGGCTCACCCACCATGTCGCCTGCCTGCGCGGACGAGGTGAAGTATGATGTGGTGGAGCGGATCATCGCCAGCTTTGAAGACAAGAAGGCGAAGGGTGAGAAAGTCGCCGGGCGCGAGATTGTGGATGTGAACACGGTCAATGGCGTGCGCTTTACCTTCGCTGACGGGGCGTGGGGGCTGATCCGCGCCTCCTCCAACACGCCCAACCTGGTCGTGGTGGTGGAAAGCCTGACCTCCAAAGAGGATGTCAGCGCGATCTTCGCCGCCATCAAGCAGGAGCTGGCGAAATATCCTGAAGTCGGCGCATTCGATCAGGAAATCTAA
- the rfbB gene encoding dTDP-glucose 4,6-dehydratase, whose product MTILVTGGAGFIGSAVIRLAVSRGLSVVNLDALTYAASLENVASVASSPLYAFEHADIRDRAALERIFAAHQPDAVMHLAAESHVDRSIDGPSDFIETNINGTFNLLEAARKYWVGKGKPDDFRFHHISTDEVYGSLPADPSVKFTEETRYDPRSPYSASKAAADHLVRAWHETYGLPVVLTNCSNNYGPYHFPEKLIPLMIIKALAGEPLPVYGDGSNVRDWLYVDDHADALLTVLRRGETGRSYNIGGNSERTNLELVTVLCAVLDELRPSGQSHASLIRFVEDRPGHDARYAIDVSRIAGELGWRPSVTLDEGLRRTVEWYLDNESWWRPLLARKGAGERLGTKV is encoded by the coding sequence ATGACAATACTGGTCACAGGCGGGGCGGGATTTATCGGCTCGGCGGTTATCCGCCTGGCGGTGTCGCGCGGCCTGTCCGTGGTCAATCTGGACGCGCTGACCTATGCGGCCTCGCTGGAGAATGTGGCGTCTGTGGCCAGTTCCCCGCTTTACGCTTTCGAGCACGCAGATATACGCGATCGGGCTGCGCTGGAGCGGATTTTTGCCGCCCACCAGCCCGATGCCGTGATGCATCTGGCGGCTGAAAGCCATGTCGACCGCTCCATTGATGGGCCGTCCGACTTTATCGAGACCAATATCAACGGCACGTTCAACCTGCTCGAAGCGGCACGCAAATACTGGGTGGGCAAGGGCAAGCCGGACGATTTCCGCTTCCACCATATCTCCACTGACGAGGTGTATGGCTCCCTGCCGGCCGACCCGTCAGTGAAGTTCACCGAAGAGACGCGCTACGATCCGCGCTCGCCCTATTCGGCCTCCAAGGCGGCGGCCGATCATCTGGTGCGCGCCTGGCATGAGACCTATGGCCTGCCGGTTGTGCTGACCAACTGCTCGAACAATTACGGGCCGTATCATTTCCCGGAAAAACTGATCCCGCTGATGATTATCAAGGCGCTCGCGGGCGAGCCTTTGCCGGTCTATGGCGATGGTTCGAATGTGCGCGACTGGCTCTATGTGGATGACCATGCCGACGCGCTGCTGACTGTCCTGCGACGGGGTGAGACAGGCCGTTCCTACAATATCGGCGGCAATAGCGAGCGGACCAATCTGGAGCTGGTGACGGTCCTGTGCGCGGTGCTCGATGAGCTGCGCCCTTCAGGCCAGTCCCACGCCAGCCTCATCCGCTTTGTCGAGGACCGGCCCGGCCATGATGCGCGCTACGCCATTGATGTCAGCCGGATAGCCGGCGAGCTGGGCTGGCGCCCTTCGGTGACGCTGGACGAGGGCTTGCGCCGCACTGTTGAGTGGTATCTGGATAATGAGAGCTGGTGGCGGCCTCTGCTGGCGCGCAAGGGTGCAGGCGAGCGGCTTGGCACGAAGGTCTGA
- the rfbA gene encoding glucose-1-phosphate thymidylyltransferase RfbA: MTERKGIILAGGSGSRLYPVTAVVSKQLLPIYDKPMIYYPLSVLMMTGVREIAIITTPQDQTLFQALLGDGSQWGLSLSYIAQPSPDGLAQAYLLAEDFLAGAPSVMVLGDNIFFGQGLREMLRSADARPSGGTVFGYEVADPQRYGVLAFDDEGRATGIVEKPETPPSEFAVTGLYFLDGKAPERARKVKPSGRGELEITCLLQMYLDAGELEVETMGAGYAWLDTGTPDSLLEAADFVSTLERRQGSKIACPEEIAFRQGFIAREDLRALADAMGGGAYALYLKRLIDRVK, encoded by the coding sequence GTGACAGAACGCAAGGGTATCATTCTGGCTGGCGGATCAGGCTCGCGGCTTTATCCGGTCACGGCTGTGGTCTCCAAGCAGCTGCTGCCGATCTATGACAAGCCGATGATCTACTACCCGCTGTCGGTGCTGATGATGACAGGCGTGCGCGAGATCGCCATTATCACCACCCCGCAGGACCAGACGCTGTTTCAGGCGCTTCTGGGTGATGGCAGCCAGTGGGGGCTTTCGCTCAGCTATATCGCCCAGCCTTCACCGGACGGGCTGGCGCAAGCCTATCTGCTGGCGGAGGATTTTCTGGCCGGTGCGCCGTCGGTAATGGTGCTGGGGGATAATATCTTCTTCGGTCAGGGCCTGCGCGAGATGCTGCGTTCGGCGGATGCGCGTCCGTCAGGCGGAACGGTGTTCGGCTATGAGGTTGCCGACCCGCAGCGCTATGGCGTTCTGGCTTTCGATGATGAGGGCCGCGCCACCGGGATTGTCGAGAAGCCGGAGACGCCGCCTTCCGAGTTTGCGGTGACGGGTCTCTACTTTCTCGACGGGAAGGCACCAGAGCGCGCGCGCAAGGTGAAGCCGTCCGGGCGCGGCGAGCTGGAGATTACCTGCCTGTTGCAGATGTATCTCGATGCCGGCGAGCTGGAGGTGGAGACCATGGGCGCGGGCTATGCCTGGCTGGATACCGGCACGCCGGACAGCCTTCTCGAAGCGGCCGATTTCGTCTCCACGCTGGAACGCCGTCAGGGCTCCAAGATTGCCTGCCCGGAGGAGATTGCGTTCCGTCAGGGCTTTATCGCCCGTGAGGATCTGCGCGCTCTTGCCGATGCGATGGGTGGCGGCGCCTATGCGCTATACCTTAAAAGGCTCATCGACCGGGTGAAGTGA
- a CDS encoding DegT/DnrJ/EryC1/StrS family aminotransferase translates to MQFIDLQAQYARIAEKVDARIMSAVRSGRFILGPEVQALEAALAQFSGSSRALGCANGTDALVLPLMAWGLRPGDAVFCPSFTFTATAEVVPWLGASPVFVDIDPDTYNMDPAHLEASIEMVKAKGELTARAIIAVDLFGQPANYPQIAEIAKRHGLKLIADSAQGFGCTLDGKHPSHWSDVTTTSFFPAKPLGCYGDGGAVLTDDADLAEIMESLAVHGKAMPRDIEKRAFEHDPKYFNVRIGMNSRLDTIQAAVLLEKLAIFPDEIAARNRIAERYNTHLEKHVEAVPQVIAGGVSVWAQYTIEHSRREALAVHLKSRGIPTAVYYPIPIHQQEPYAKYPAGPGGLPVTEEKAGRVISLPMHPYLDEATQDTIIRAIREF, encoded by the coding sequence ATGCAATTTATTGACCTTCAAGCCCAGTACGCCCGTATCGCGGAGAAGGTAGACGCGCGGATCATGTCCGCCGTGCGCAGCGGCCGGTTTATTCTCGGGCCGGAGGTTCAGGCGCTGGAGGCCGCGCTGGCGCAGTTTAGCGGTTCATCGCGGGCGCTGGGCTGTGCCAACGGCACCGATGCGCTCGTGCTGCCCCTGATGGCGTGGGGACTGCGCCCCGGTGACGCCGTGTTCTGCCCGTCCTTCACCTTTACCGCGACGGCTGAAGTGGTGCCCTGGCTCGGGGCCTCGCCGGTCTTTGTCGATATCGACCCTGATACCTACAATATGGACCCGGCCCATCTTGAAGCCTCCATCGAGATGGTGAAGGCAAAAGGCGAGCTGACCGCGCGTGCCATCATTGCGGTCGACCTGTTCGGGCAGCCGGCCAATTATCCGCAGATTGCAGAGATTGCGAAGCGCCATGGCCTGAAACTGATCGCTGACAGCGCCCAGGGCTTTGGCTGCACGCTGGACGGCAAGCACCCCTCCCACTGGAGCGATGTGACCACCACCTCGTTTTTCCCGGCCAAGCCGCTGGGCTGCTATGGCGATGGCGGCGCGGTGCTGACCGATGATGCGGATCTCGCCGAGATCATGGAATCGCTCGCCGTGCACGGCAAAGCCATGCCGCGCGATATCGAGAAGCGCGCCTTCGAGCATGATCCCAAATATTTCAATGTCCGCATCGGCATGAACTCGCGCCTTGATACCATTCAGGCAGCAGTGCTGCTGGAAAAGCTCGCCATATTCCCTGACGAGATCGCGGCGCGTAACCGCATTGCCGAGCGCTACAACACGCATCTGGAAAAGCATGTGGAGGCTGTGCCGCAGGTCATTGCCGGCGGGGTGTCCGTCTGGGCGCAATACACGATCGAGCACAGCCGCCGTGAGGCGCTGGCCGTCCATCTCAAATCACGCGGGATTCCGACCGCCGTGTATTATCCGATCCCGATCCACCAGCAGGAACCGTATGCGAAATACCCTGCCGGGCCGGGCGGGCTGCCTGTCACGGAAGAGAAGGCGGGGCGGGTCATTTCGCTGCCCATGCACCCCTATCTGGATGAAGCCACGCAAGACACGATCATCCGGGCCATTCGCGAGTTCTAG
- a CDS encoding LPS-assembly protein LptD — MVLPFRTMCAAAALLTGLMALGSAFAQDSERPAYLDAIEIEQTRDGNIITARGEVSVQSGDRLLFADEVEYRTDEDRVIARGNVRLHDGNLPAQTAEEIELTNEWSEAMATGFAMLMDNNGRAASAYAVRRSDGGITLHRAYYTACDLCEDGSRTPTWRFRAREVVQDPESEMIYYRDARLEAFGVPIFYSPVFAHADPSAPRRSGFLIPTVDLSNRLGFVYQQPYYHVMSPHRDIVVTPMVMTEYNPVMRYEYRQRFWSGAINIRGSATYEQEFDRDGPFGDSQLRGHVAGSGSFRIAPGWVWRFNVQLTSDPLYMERYGLRGDVDQETDFARLNARLLPSDINVRGRTRQYFVNVTAMGFQSLRENVDDNTLPVIAPMVEAEYRLPLPGWAGFANARASGIYLTRNIGDDYARATGEIDWSRNFTLPGGIRVSPYAAARGDAYHFTRTNRRGDTLETREFTRAMANAGVDVSWPFMRPGGLGDTILAPRIQLASSTALGDDEIAPGEDSLNLELDVSNLFARNRANGYDAWEEGTRLNAGLTTSFRSKTSYLPDTELFVGRSFRLDGDASFGPGSGLDEQQSDWVAQLDVNFGNFFEAGVRGRYDGDTGQANRVDAFSQVSIWRVRGNVTYSLVDDAAVNTRVRESVNFGANFRVTDNWFVAYSGVRDLERGVTRKQDVSLVYRDECTDVRIIYDQTNYDIGNLGPSRSVMLQVTLFSIGNR; from the coding sequence ATGGTATTGCCGTTCAGGACAATGTGCGCGGCAGCCGCCCTGCTGACCGGACTGATGGCCCTTGGCTCTGCCTTCGCGCAGGACAGCGAGCGCCCGGCCTATCTTGACGCTATCGAGATCGAGCAGACCCGCGACGGCAATATCATCACCGCGCGCGGCGAAGTCAGCGTGCAATCGGGTGATCGGTTGCTGTTCGCTGACGAGGTGGAATACCGCACTGACGAAGACCGCGTGATCGCGCGCGGCAATGTCCGGCTCCACGATGGCAACCTGCCTGCCCAGACAGCCGAGGAAATCGAGCTGACCAATGAATGGTCGGAGGCGATGGCCACCGGCTTTGCCATGCTGATGGACAATAATGGCCGGGCTGCATCGGCCTATGCCGTGCGCCGGTCTGATGGCGGAATTACGCTGCACCGCGCCTACTATACCGCCTGTGACCTTTGCGAAGATGGAAGCCGCACGCCCACCTGGCGGTTCCGCGCCCGCGAGGTCGTGCAGGACCCTGAATCGGAAATGATCTATTACCGCGACGCCCGTCTGGAAGCGTTCGGGGTGCCGATTTTCTATTCGCCCGTATTTGCCCACGCCGATCCGTCAGCGCCGCGCCGTTCCGGCTTCCTCATTCCCACGGTGGACCTCTCCAACCGGCTCGGCTTTGTCTACCAGCAGCCCTACTACCACGTCATGTCACCGCACCGGGACATCGTTGTGACCCCCATGGTGATGACCGAATACAATCCGGTCATGCGCTATGAGTATCGTCAGCGCTTCTGGTCAGGTGCCATCAATATCCGCGGCAGCGCTACCTATGAGCAGGAGTTCGACCGGGATGGCCCGTTTGGCGATTCGCAGCTTCGCGGCCATGTAGCCGGCAGCGGTTCGTTCCGCATAGCCCCCGGCTGGGTCTGGCGCTTCAATGTGCAACTGACATCCGATCCGCTCTACATGGAGCGCTACGGGCTCAGGGGCGATGTTGACCAGGAGACGGACTTTGCGAGGCTGAATGCCCGCCTCCTGCCAAGTGATATCAATGTGCGCGGACGGACCCGGCAATATTTCGTCAATGTCACGGCGATGGGCTTCCAGTCGCTCCGGGAAAATGTTGATGACAACACCTTGCCGGTCATCGCGCCCATGGTTGAAGCCGAATACCGCCTGCCCCTTCCCGGCTGGGCGGGATTTGCCAATGCCAGGGCCTCCGGCATCTATCTGACACGCAATATCGGCGATGATTATGCGCGGGCCACAGGCGAAATAGACTGGTCGCGCAATTTCACCCTGCCGGGCGGCATTCGCGTGTCACCCTACGCCGCAGCACGCGGCGACGCGTATCATTTCACACGCACCAACCGCCGGGGTGACACCCTGGAGACGCGTGAGTTCACGCGCGCCATGGCCAATGCGGGTGTGGACGTGTCCTGGCCCTTCATGCGGCCGGGCGGTCTGGGCGACACGATACTGGCCCCGCGTATCCAGCTGGCCAGCTCGACTGCGCTGGGCGACGATGAGATCGCTCCGGGCGAGGACAGCCTCAATCTGGAGCTTGATGTCTCCAACCTGTTCGCCCGCAACCGGGCCAATGGCTATGATGCGTGGGAAGAAGGAACCCGCCTGAATGCGGGCCTGACCACCAGCTTCCGCTCCAAAACCTCCTACCTGCCCGACACCGAGCTGTTTGTCGGCCGCAGCTTCCGGCTGGATGGCGATGCCAGCTTCGGTCCTGGCTCAGGGCTGGACGAGCAGCAGTCCGACTGGGTGGCGCAGCTGGATGTCAATTTCGGCAATTTTTTCGAGGCGGGCGTGCGCGGCCGCTATGATGGCGATACCGGCCAGGCCAACCGGGTTGACGCCTTCTCGCAGGTCTCGATCTGGCGCGTCAGGGGCAATGTAACCTACTCGCTGGTCGACGATGCGGCGGTCAATACGCGAGTACGCGAATCGGTCAATTTCGGCGCCAATTTCCGCGTCACCGATAACTGGTTTGTCGCCTATTCGGGCGTGCGTGATCTGGAGCGCGGCGTCACACGCAAACAGGATGTCAGCCTGGTCTATCGCGATGAATGCACCGATGTGCGCATCATCTACGACCAGACCAATTACGATATCGGCAATCTGGGCCCCAGCCGCTCGGTTATGCTGCAGGTCACGCTGTTCTCCATCGGGAACAGGTAG